From one Brevundimonas sp. PAMC22021 genomic stretch:
- a CDS encoding 3-deoxy-D-manno-octulosonic acid transferase — MTPLPLIAYRWLTRMLEPLAPRLLDARVRRGKEDQARVDERLGIATVARPSGDLVWLHGASVGETLSLLPLIERLSRDRPDLRLLVTSGTVTSAAILRERMPTAVIHQFPPVDAPGAVDAFLDHWRPLLGVFVESELWPNLLLRARARGVRLALVSARITQKTADGWARFPRSAAHLLGAFDAVLPQDEVSAERLRGLGAHVDGLANLKLAGAPLPHDAAVFSRLSAAIGDRPVVLAASTHEDEEVAMVEALSALPGQPCLIVLPRHPERGADIVETLRMRGHQAGLRSRGEAIEGAGVYIADTLNEMGLFLRLADVVVLGGSFGPVLGRLTLGGHNPLEPARLGKPVVTGPDGANWTAVNAAMVEAGGLIQIGGFDDLPGVIAPLLANPPAAKAMGERARRAAADAASGLDRLWAVLQPLLPPPPARGRL; from the coding sequence ATGACGCCGCTGCCGCTGATCGCCTATCGCTGGCTGACGCGGATGCTGGAGCCCTTGGCGCCGCGCCTGCTGGACGCGCGCGTGCGGCGGGGCAAGGAGGACCAGGCGCGGGTGGACGAGCGGCTGGGGATCGCCACGGTCGCGCGACCGAGCGGCGATCTGGTCTGGCTACACGGCGCCAGCGTCGGCGAGACCCTGTCGCTGCTGCCTCTGATCGAGCGGCTGTCGCGCGATCGGCCGGACCTGCGCCTGCTGGTCACGTCCGGCACCGTGACCTCGGCCGCCATCCTGCGCGAACGAATGCCGACAGCGGTCATCCACCAGTTCCCGCCGGTTGATGCGCCGGGCGCCGTGGACGCCTTCCTGGATCACTGGCGACCGTTGCTGGGCGTGTTCGTCGAAAGCGAGCTGTGGCCCAACCTGCTGCTGAGGGCGCGGGCGCGCGGCGTGCGGCTCGCGCTTGTGTCGGCGCGGATCACGCAGAAGACGGCGGACGGCTGGGCGCGCTTTCCGCGGTCGGCGGCCCATCTCCTGGGCGCGTTCGACGCCGTCCTGCCGCAGGACGAGGTCTCGGCCGAGCGCCTGCGGGGGCTCGGCGCCCATGTCGACGGCCTCGCCAATCTGAAGCTCGCCGGCGCGCCCCTGCCCCACGACGCCGCCGTCTTCAGCCGCCTCAGCGCCGCCATCGGCGACCGGCCGGTGGTGCTGGCCGCCAGCACCCATGAGGACGAGGAGGTCGCGATGGTCGAGGCCCTGAGCGCCCTGCCCGGCCAACCCTGCCTGATCGTCCTGCCGCGCCATCCCGAGCGCGGCGCCGACATCGTCGAGACCCTGCGAATGCGCGGTCACCAGGCGGGCCTGCGCTCGCGCGGCGAAGCTATCGAGGGCGCCGGCGTCTACATCGCCGATACGCTGAACGAGATGGGGCTGTTTCTTCGGCTGGCGGATGTGGTGGTGCTGGGCGGATCGTTCGGGCCGGTGCTGGGACGGCTGACGCTGGGCGGGCACAATCCTCTGGAGCCCGCGCGGCTGGGCAAGCCGGTGGTCACGGGGCCGGACGGAGCCAACTGGACGGCGGTGAATGCGGCCATGGTCGAGGCGGGCGGCCTGATCCAGATCGGCGGCTTCGACGACCTGCCCGGCGTCATCGCGCCGCTGCTCGCCAATCCGCCGGCGGCCAAGGCCATGGGCGAGCGCGCCCGGCGTGCGGC
- a CDS encoding lysophospholipid acyltransferase family protein, which yields MRPLRIRAVQATLSFVLAAWMRFCFRTIRWTYENQDVAEEVWARDGGVLAVFWHSRIGLSPACWPLDRATPAKALISLSPDGQFIAKAVARQGFPAIHGSTGRKDAPERAKGGAQAFREALRQLKNGGLAVTPDGPRGPANQMGEGLPLMARMSKAPVLFIGMSCSPAIRLNSWDRAVLPLPFGRGAIVWDRDRFPGNGDMEAVVADWTRRLNAVEARADAITGLKP from the coding sequence ATGCGGCCGCTGCGCATACGCGCCGTCCAGGCGACGCTGTCCTTTGTGCTGGCCGCATGGATGCGGTTCTGCTTTCGCACCATCCGCTGGACCTACGAGAACCAGGACGTCGCCGAAGAGGTGTGGGCGCGGGACGGCGGCGTGCTCGCCGTGTTCTGGCATTCGCGCATCGGCCTGTCGCCCGCCTGCTGGCCGCTGGACCGAGCGACGCCGGCCAAGGCGCTGATCTCGCTCAGCCCCGACGGGCAGTTCATCGCCAAGGCCGTGGCGCGCCAGGGCTTTCCCGCCATCCATGGCTCAACCGGCCGCAAGGACGCGCCCGAACGCGCCAAGGGCGGCGCGCAGGCCTTCCGCGAGGCGCTGCGCCAGCTGAAGAACGGCGGCCTGGCCGTCACGCCGGACGGTCCGCGCGGTCCGGCCAACCAGATGGGAGAGGGCCTGCCGCTGATGGCGCGGATGTCCAAGGCGCCCGTGCTGTTCATCGGCATGAGCTGTTCGCCCGCGATTCGGCTGAACAGCTGGGACCGCGCGGTGCTGCCCCTGCCGTTCGGGCGCGGCGCCATCGTCTGGGACCGCGACCGCTTTCCCGGGAACGGCGACATGGAGGCGGTGGTCGCCGACTGGACCCGGCGCCTGAACGCGGTCGAGGCGCGGGCCGACGCCATCACCGGGCTGAAGCCATGA
- a CDS encoding ABC transporter ATP-binding protein translates to MSAASPSTPAGTPADAPLWALIARIWREYLSDNKAALLTGMACAAAAGGLSAALLGLLEPAINGLFVPGGGSVRLFNLISLTENQALLWIPIAIVGTAMLRTLATSTQARLVNRIGHGIVGDIQVRLFAAMIRADLARLRSQHSGAFVSTVLYDANLVREAFTTGVVSYTQHGLTLIAVLLYMAWIDWRLTAVVLLAIPVVSLVLRTFGKRTRKAAAGAMVESEALSTALMENLDGVRLIKIENREAAEEARVAEVVRRRQRHVIKGANARALAGPVSDMVAYCVVAAVITFAGWQARQGVMNVGEFAAFIGLLLAAGQSLRQVTNLSTIMSEGLTAARRLFASLDIQPEIREAADAAPLPAGPTTVSFDRVSFAYAPSGAPTLSDVSIRVAPGETVALVGPSGGGKSTVLSLLPRFYDVTDGAVTVNGRDVRALKTVDLRDRIALVTQEPFLFDDTIAANIGYGRDGASQDEIEAAARAAAAHDFITALPQGYETRAGEAGVRLSGGQRQRIAIARAFLKDAPILLLDEATSALDTESEALVQAALERLMQGRATLMIAHRLSTVRNADRIYVLEAGRVVEEGTHDALVLRGGLYSRLARQQSLDGERPTVAVVA, encoded by the coding sequence ATGAGTGCGGCTTCTCCTTCAACCCCTGCCGGAACGCCGGCGGACGCGCCCTTGTGGGCGCTGATCGCGCGCATCTGGCGCGAGTATCTGTCCGACAACAAGGCCGCCCTGCTGACCGGCATGGCGTGCGCGGCGGCGGCGGGGGGACTGTCGGCCGCGCTGCTGGGGTTGCTGGAGCCGGCGATCAACGGCCTGTTCGTGCCGGGCGGCGGGTCGGTGCGGCTGTTCAACCTGATCAGCCTGACCGAGAACCAGGCGCTGCTGTGGATCCCTATCGCCATTGTCGGCACGGCGATGCTGAGGACGCTGGCGACGTCGACCCAGGCGCGGCTGGTCAACCGGATCGGCCATGGCATCGTCGGCGACATTCAGGTGCGGCTGTTCGCGGCCATGATCCGGGCCGACTTGGCGCGCCTGCGCAGCCAGCATTCCGGCGCCTTTGTCTCCACCGTCCTTTACGACGCCAACCTGGTGCGAGAGGCGTTTACGACCGGCGTGGTCAGCTACACCCAGCACGGGCTGACGCTGATCGCCGTGCTGCTCTACATGGCGTGGATCGACTGGCGGCTGACGGCGGTGGTGCTGCTGGCCATTCCCGTCGTGTCGCTGGTGCTGCGGACCTTCGGCAAGCGCACCCGCAAGGCCGCCGCGGGCGCCATGGTCGAAAGCGAGGCCCTGTCCACCGCCCTGATGGAGAATCTGGACGGGGTCCGCCTGATCAAGATCGAGAACCGCGAGGCGGCCGAGGAGGCGCGCGTGGCCGAGGTCGTTCGCCGCCGCCAGCGCCACGTCATCAAGGGCGCCAACGCCCGCGCCCTGGCCGGCCCCGTCAGCGACATGGTGGCCTATTGCGTCGTCGCCGCCGTGATCACCTTCGCCGGCTGGCAGGCGCGCCAGGGCGTGATGAACGTGGGCGAGTTCGCCGCCTTCATCGGCCTGCTGCTCGCCGCCGGCCAGTCGCTGCGGCAGGTCACCAACCTGTCCACCATCATGAGCGAGGGCCTGACCGCAGCGCGTCGCCTGTTCGCCTCGCTCGATATCCAGCCCGAAATCCGCGAGGCGGCGGACGCCGCCCCCCTGCCCGCCGGGCCGACCACGGTGAGCTTTGACCGGGTCTCGTTCGCCTATGCCCCGTCAGGCGCGCCGACCCTGAGCGATGTGTCGATCCGCGTCGCGCCGGGCGAGACGGTGGCGCTGGTCGGGCCTTCCGGCGGGGGCAAGAGCACGGTCTTGTCGCTGTTGCCGCGCTTCTACGACGTGACGGACGGGGCGGTGACGGTGAACGGGCGCGACGTGCGCGCGCTGAAAACCGTGGACCTGCGCGACCGCATCGCCCTGGTGACGCAGGAGCCGTTCCTGTTCGACGACACCATCGCGGCCAATATCGGCTATGGACGCGACGGCGCCAGCCAGGACGAGATCGAGGCGGCGGCCCGCGCGGCGGCGGCGCACGACTTCATCACGGCCCTGCCCCAGGGCTATGAGACCCGCGCGGGCGAGGCCGGCGTGCGGCTGTCGGGCGGACAGCGCCAGCGCATCGCCATCGCGCGCGCCTTTCTGAAGGACGCGCCGATCCTGCTGCTGGACGAGGCGACCAGCGCGCTGGACACCGAAAGCGAGGCGCTGGTCCAGGCGGCGCTCGAGCGGCTGATGCAGGGGCGCGCCACCCTGATGATCGCCCACCGCCTGTCCACCGTGCGCAACGCCGACCGCATCTATGTGCTGGAGGCCGGCCGCGTGGTCGAGGAAGGGACGCACGACGCCCTGGTCCTGCGCGGCGGCCTTTATTCGCGCCTGGCGCGCCAGCAGTCGCTGGACGGCGAGCGGCCGACCGTGGCTGTGGTGGCCTGA
- a CDS encoding DUF4170 domain-containing protein, with protein MTAQNTVPAKELYIVLGGELRTLNENVFRDLSQVEYVGVYGSYDEAKSVWKARAQATVDNAHMRFFILPAHKLIDPHAEG; from the coding sequence ATGACCGCCCAGAACACCGTTCCCGCCAAGGAGCTCTACATCGTCCTCGGCGGCGAGTTGCGCACCCTGAACGAGAACGTCTTCCGCGACCTGTCGCAGGTGGAATATGTCGGCGTCTACGGCAGCTATGACGAGGCCAAGAGCGTGTGGAAGGCCCGCGCCCAGGCGACGGTCGACAACGCCCACATGCGCTTCTTCATCCTGCCGGCGCACAAGCTGATCGATCCGCACGCGGAAGGCTGA
- a CDS encoding 3'(2'),5'-bisphosphate nucleotidase CysQ: MTDAHADLELIRQAALDAGALAVAERARGLKIHNKAGGSPVTSGDLKVDAMLRARLLEARPDYGWLSEETADSAERLNKRRIFVVDPVDGTVAYMKGKPWWCVPIAVIEDGQPIAAVIHAPALNETFEATRGGGARLNDQPIRASQTCMLEDARVLADARIFRDARWAEPWPEMRYESRNALAYRMALVAAGAFDAALALAPKWDWDVAAGALIAEEAGAVVSDHRGAAWRFNRADPRQNSLVCAAPGLHAEIIRRCGDLSGQA; encoded by the coding sequence ATGACGGACGCTCACGCTGACCTTGAGCTGATCCGGCAGGCGGCGCTGGATGCGGGCGCCCTGGCGGTGGCCGAGCGCGCGCGGGGGCTGAAGATCCACAACAAGGCCGGCGGGTCGCCGGTCACCAGCGGCGACCTGAAGGTGGACGCCATGCTGCGCGCGCGGCTGCTGGAGGCGCGACCCGACTACGGCTGGCTGTCGGAAGAGACGGCGGACTCGGCCGAGCGTCTGAACAAGCGGCGCATCTTCGTGGTCGATCCCGTGGACGGCACCGTGGCCTATATGAAAGGCAAGCCGTGGTGGTGCGTGCCCATCGCCGTGATCGAAGACGGCCAGCCGATCGCGGCGGTCATCCATGCGCCCGCGCTGAACGAGACGTTTGAGGCGACGCGGGGCGGCGGCGCGCGCCTGAACGACCAGCCGATCCGCGCGTCGCAGACGTGCATGCTCGAGGATGCGCGCGTTCTCGCCGACGCCCGCATCTTCCGCGACGCGCGCTGGGCCGAGCCGTGGCCCGAGATGCGCTACGAAAGCCGCAATGCCTTGGCCTATCGCATGGCGCTGGTGGCGGCGGGCGCGTTTGACGCCGCCCTGGCCTTAGCGCCGAAGTGGGACTGGGACGTCGCGGCGGGCGCCCTGATCGCGGAGGAGGCGGGGGCGGTCGTCAGCGATCATCGCGGCGCCGCCTGGCGCTTCAACCGGGCCGATCCGCGCCAGAACAGCCTGGTCTGCGCGGCGCCGGGCCTGCATGCGGAGATCATTCGACGGTGCGGGGACCTGAGCGGTCAGGCGTGA
- a CDS encoding TldD/PmbA family protein codes for MTETLDAVPAAASEDLLNDVVQAALRAGADAAEAVSADRRALSIGVRNGKLEDVEREESRDLGLRVFIGKRQATVSASDLSAATRARLVERAVAMAQLAPEDPFAGLAPEEQLARGALADLDLFDPTERSAADLEAVSVAAEAAALGVPGVARSEGGHASWSSSDWRLVTSHGFDGRYRGTAFSLGVGVIAEKDGAMERGGESRTTRHMSDLPDAESIGLEGGRRAVARTGPRKIGSTTAPVIFENRVATQVLSPLVGAIAGPSIARGTSFLKDRLGERVLPQGVDLIDDPFRLRGLGSTPFDDEGVRVERRALVEDGVLTTWLLNTASAAQLGLRSTGHASRGLAGPSGVSTHNLHLGPGERDLDALMRDAGAGLLITSMFGPSLNGNTGDWSAGVSGFWFENGAVAYPVSEVTVAGRLTDLYARMERGSDLQFRGGFNSPSLLFDAVAIAGK; via the coding sequence ATGACCGAAACGCTTGACGCCGTTCCCGCCGCCGCCTCCGAGGACCTGCTGAACGATGTGGTGCAGGCGGCGCTGAGGGCGGGCGCCGACGCCGCAGAAGCGGTGTCCGCCGACCGGCGCGCCCTGTCGATCGGCGTCCGCAACGGCAAGCTGGAGGACGTGGAACGCGAGGAGTCCCGCGACCTGGGCCTGCGCGTCTTTATCGGCAAGCGTCAGGCGACGGTGTCGGCCTCCGACCTTTCGGCCGCCACGCGGGCGCGCTTGGTGGAGCGGGCGGTGGCGATGGCGCAGCTGGCCCCCGAGGACCCATTCGCGGGCCTCGCGCCCGAAGAGCAGCTGGCGCGCGGCGCCTTGGCCGACCTGGACCTGTTCGACCCCACCGAACGCAGCGCCGCGGATCTGGAAGCGGTCTCCGTCGCGGCGGAAGCGGCGGCGCTCGGCGTGCCGGGCGTCGCGCGATCCGAGGGCGGGCACGCCTCCTGGTCGTCCAGCGACTGGCGTCTCGTCACCTCGCACGGCTTCGATGGGCGTTATCGCGGCACGGCCTTTTCGCTCGGCGTCGGCGTCATCGCCGAAAAGGACGGGGCCATGGAGCGCGGTGGCGAGAGCCGCACCACCCGCCACATGTCCGACCTGCCGGACGCCGAAAGCATCGGCCTGGAGGGCGGCCGGCGCGCCGTCGCCCGCACCGGGCCGCGCAAGATCGGCTCGACCACCGCGCCGGTGATCTTTGAGAACCGCGTCGCGACCCAGGTGCTTTCGCCGCTGGTCGGCGCCATCGCCGGGCCCTCGATCGCGCGCGGCACCTCGTTCCTGAAGGATCGGCTGGGCGAGCGGGTGCTGCCGCAGGGCGTGGACCTGATCGATGATCCGTTCCGCCTGCGCGGCCTCGGCTCCACCCCCTTCGACGACGAAGGCGTGCGGGTCGAGCGTCGGGCGCTGGTCGAAGACGGCGTTCTGACCACCTGGCTGCTGAACACGGCGTCCGCGGCGCAGCTGGGCCTGCGCTCCACCGGCCACGCCTCGCGCGGCCTCGCCGGTCCGTCCGGCGTGTCGACCCACAACCTGCACCTGGGCCCTGGCGAACGCGATCTGGACGCGCTGATGCGCGATGCGGGCGCGGGGCTTCTGATCACCTCGATGTTCGGACCGTCGCTGAACGGGAACACCGGCGACTGGTCCGCCGGGGTGTCCGGCTTCTGGTTCGAGAACGGCGCCGTCGCCTATCCGGTCTCGGAGGTCACGGTGGCCGGGCGGCTGACCGACCTCTACGCCCGAATGGAGCGCGGGTCGGACCTGCAGTTCCGCGGCGGGTTCAACAGCCCCAGCCTGCTGTTCGACGCCGTCGCCATCGCGGGTAAATGA
- a CDS encoding M14 family metallopeptidase has protein sequence MSQDLDLASPAVPNAAPWDRPFLPPAPAWSGGSRALLRDANDPWATAFEADAAHDFSPDYADTRAWFERLDQASDLIRLEPFGVSPEGRPIHAVIASKDGTTFDPAKPVLMVQAGIHPGEIDGKDAGMMLLRDIAFYGKDGLLDRVNLILIPILSVDGHERASRYSRPNQRGPRIQGWRNTATNQNLNRDYLKLDQPEMRAVRGLILKYRPDLYVDVHVTDGMDYQYDVTYGFNGENGTFSRSPASSRWLDAVFKPAMNTALEREGHIPGELVFGVDDSDPKKGLSDGGLGERFSNGWGAAAHVPTILIENHSLKPHEQRVLGTYVFMEEAIRLLAERGGDLRAATQSDLALRPAEILANFEAEDRPSSTRDFKGILYETYDSPASGRREIRWLGRADPETWRMPFYGSQPTLTLKRPTAYWVPSYRTDIIERLRAHGIEMETLAEPRVQAVSMLRLVEPKLATRPNEGHVPISVETVEVERRDWTWPVGSVRVSTDQPLGDIAVLLLEPQSSESFFAWGMFPEVLSRVEYIEGYAIAPLAERMMAADPALKAEFEKTLAGDPAFAANGDARLQWFYERTPFYDDRYLLYPVARED, from the coding sequence ATGTCCCAAGACCTTGATCTCGCCTCGCCTGCCGTCCCCAACGCCGCGCCTTGGGACCGGCCGTTTCTGCCGCCGGCGCCAGCCTGGAGCGGCGGGTCGAGGGCGTTGCTGCGCGACGCCAATGACCCGTGGGCGACGGCGTTCGAGGCGGATGCGGCGCATGACTTCAGCCCCGACTACGCCGACACCCGCGCCTGGTTCGAGCGGCTGGACCAAGCCTCCGACCTGATCCGCCTCGAACCGTTCGGCGTCTCGCCGGAGGGGCGGCCCATCCATGCGGTGATCGCGTCAAAGGACGGGACGACCTTTGATCCGGCCAAGCCCGTGCTGATGGTCCAGGCCGGCATCCATCCGGGCGAGATCGACGGCAAGGACGCAGGCATGATGCTGCTGCGCGACATCGCCTTCTACGGCAAGGACGGGCTGCTGGACCGCGTCAACCTGATCCTGATCCCGATCCTGAGCGTGGACGGGCATGAGCGGGCGAGCCGCTACTCTCGCCCCAACCAGCGGGGGCCGCGCATCCAGGGCTGGCGCAACACCGCGACCAACCAGAACCTGAACCGCGACTATCTGAAGCTGGACCAGCCGGAGATGCGGGCTGTGCGCGGCCTGATCCTGAAGTACCGGCCCGATCTCTATGTCGACGTCCACGTCACCGACGGCATGGATTACCAATACGACGTCACCTACGGCTTCAATGGCGAGAACGGGACGTTCAGCCGCTCGCCCGCGAGCTCGCGCTGGCTGGACGCCGTGTTCAAGCCGGCGATGAACACGGCGCTGGAGCGGGAGGGCCACATCCCGGGCGAACTGGTGTTCGGCGTCGACGACAGCGATCCGAAGAAGGGGCTGTCGGATGGAGGTTTGGGCGAACGCTTCTCCAACGGCTGGGGGGCGGCGGCGCACGTGCCGACCATCCTGATCGAGAACCATAGCCTGAAGCCCCACGAGCAGCGGGTGCTGGGGACTTATGTGTTCATGGAAGAGGCCATTCGGCTGCTGGCCGAACGCGGCGGGGATCTGCGTGCGGCGACGCAGAGCGATCTGGCGCTGCGCCCCGCCGAAATCCTCGCGAACTTCGAGGCCGAAGACCGGCCGTCGTCCACGCGCGACTTCAAGGGCATTCTCTACGAAACCTATGACAGTCCGGCGTCGGGACGGCGCGAGATCCGCTGGCTGGGCCGGGCCGATCCCGAAACGTGGCGCATGCCCTTTTACGGCTCGCAGCCGACGCTGACGCTGAAGCGACCGACCGCCTATTGGGTCCCGTCGTATCGCACGGACATCATCGAGCGCCTGCGGGCGCACGGGATCGAGATGGAGACGCTGGCCGAGCCGCGCGTGCAGGCCGTGTCCATGCTGCGCCTGGTCGAGCCCAAGCTGGCGACGCGCCCGAACGAGGGTCATGTGCCGATCTCGGTCGAGACGGTGGAGGTCGAGCGGCGGGACTGGACCTGGCCGGTCGGCTCGGTGCGCGTCTCGACTGACCAGCCGCTCGGCGACATCGCCGTGCTGTTGCTGGAGCCGCAGTCGAGCGAGAGCTTCTTTGCCTGGGGCATGTTCCCCGAGGTGCTGAGCCGCGTCGAATACATCGAGGGATACGCCATCGCGCCCTTGGCCGAGCGGATGATGGCGGCCGATCCTGCGCTGAAGGCCGAGTTCGAGAAGACGCTGGCCGGCGATCCCGCCTTCGCCGCCAACGGCGATGCGCGGCTGCAGTGGTTCTACGAACGCACGCCCTTCTACGACGACCGCTACCTGCTCTATCCGGTGGCGCGCGAGGACTGA
- a CDS encoding type II toxin-antitoxin system PemK/MazF family toxin produces MVRRGEIWWVRLDPTIGHEIRKTRPCLIVSPDQMNRSGTSIIVPLTGGGHRRFRFPTSVAEKPGAAAADQVRTIDHARLSRRIGDAEPSILAGVLAILREMFED; encoded by the coding sequence GTGGTCAGGCGCGGCGAAATCTGGTGGGTCCGCCTCGACCCGACCATAGGCCATGAGATCCGTAAGACCCGCCCCTGCCTGATCGTTTCGCCCGACCAGATGAACCGGAGCGGAACATCGATCATCGTGCCTCTAACCGGTGGCGGCCATCGGCGCTTCCGATTCCCCACATCCGTAGCCGAAAAGCCGGGAGCCGCCGCGGCGGATCAGGTTCGCACGATTGATCACGCTCGTCTGAGTCGGCGTATCGGCGATGCGGAGCCGAGCATTCTGGCCGGCGTCCTCGCCATTCTGCGCGAAATGTTCGAAGACTGA
- a CDS encoding AbrB/MazE/SpoVT family DNA-binding domain-containing protein, translating into MASKVRKIGNSAGVILPKSALAALGVSEGAAVEFVYEPGKVSITPARREVREGWADDFAALAAEGLAVEDREWLEADLTPDSQDEWDAFSEEDMARIEAQLRADGVVKA; encoded by the coding sequence ATGGCCAGCAAGGTCCGAAAGATCGGCAACTCGGCGGGCGTCATCCTGCCCAAATCCGCACTTGCGGCGCTTGGCGTGAGCGAGGGCGCGGCTGTGGAGTTCGTCTATGAGCCGGGCAAAGTCAGCATCACGCCCGCCCGGCGTGAGGTTCGTGAAGGCTGGGCCGACGATTTCGCGGCGCTCGCGGCCGAGGGACTGGCCGTTGAGGATCGGGAATGGCTGGAGGCGGATCTGACGCCCGATTCGCAAGACGAATGGGACGCATTTTCGGAAGAGGACATGGCGCGTATCGAAGCGCAACTTCGCGCCGATGGCGTGGTGAAAGCTTAG
- a CDS encoding UbiD family decarboxylase, translated as MAYRSLREFMAKLEAQGELVRVSEPVSTVLEMTEIQTRLLRNGGPAVLFEKPVMPDGSISPIPCLANLFGTVKRVAMGVTLEGKDRTTTGELREVGELLAFLRNPTPPRGFADAMEMLPLAKTVMSMRPKTVGRAPVQEVVLTGDRIDLTALPVQSCWPGEPAPLITWGLVVTKGPSEDREDDFNLGIYRMQVLGKDRAIMRWLAHRGGAQHYARHKKVRPKEPLPCAVVLGADPGTILAAVTPVPDTLSEYQFAGLMRGAKAELAPCKTVPLMVPAQAEIVLEGHVLLDAFEDEGPYGDHTGYYNSVEKFPVFQVSAVTMRKDPIYLTTFTGRPPDEPSVLGEALNEVFIPLLRQQFPEITDFWLPPEGCSYRIAVVSMKKAYPGHAKRVMLGVWSYLRQFMYTKWVIVVDHDIDARDWKDVMWAISTKMDPARDITVIESTPIDYLDFASPESGLGSKIGLDATDKWPPETKREWGEEIRMDEAVVERVSEMWGRLGLPGDSKPIWK; from the coding sequence ATGGCCTACCGATCCCTGCGCGAGTTCATGGCGAAACTGGAGGCGCAAGGGGAGCTGGTGCGGGTGTCCGAGCCCGTGTCCACCGTGCTTGAGATGACGGAAATCCAGACGCGGCTGCTGCGCAACGGCGGACCGGCCGTGCTGTTTGAAAAGCCGGTGATGCCGGACGGCTCGATCAGCCCGATCCCGTGCCTGGCCAATCTGTTCGGCACGGTGAAACGGGTCGCCATGGGCGTGACGCTGGAGGGCAAGGATCGCACCACCACCGGCGAACTTCGCGAGGTCGGCGAACTGCTGGCCTTTTTGCGCAATCCGACGCCGCCGCGCGGCTTCGCCGACGCCATGGAGATGCTGCCGCTGGCCAAGACGGTGATGTCGATGCGGCCCAAGACCGTGGGGCGTGCGCCGGTGCAGGAGGTGGTGCTGACCGGCGACCGGATCGATCTGACCGCCCTGCCGGTGCAGTCATGCTGGCCCGGAGAGCCCGCGCCGCTGATCACCTGGGGCTTGGTGGTGACCAAGGGGCCGAGCGAGGATCGTGAGGACGACTTCAACCTCGGCATCTATCGCATGCAGGTGCTGGGCAAGGATCGGGCGATAATGCGCTGGCTGGCCCATCGGGGCGGGGCCCAGCACTACGCCCGGCACAAAAAGGTCCGGCCGAAGGAGCCCCTGCCCTGCGCCGTCGTGCTTGGGGCCGATCCGGGCACGATCCTGGCGGCGGTGACGCCGGTGCCGGACACCCTGTCGGAATACCAGTTCGCCGGCCTGATGCGCGGCGCCAAGGCCGAACTGGCCCCGTGCAAGACCGTGCCGCTGATGGTGCCGGCGCAGGCCGAGATCGTGCTGGAGGGCCACGTCCTGCTGGACGCGTTCGAGGACGAAGGCCCCTACGGCGACCACACCGGCTATTACAACTCGGTCGAGAAGTTCCCGGTGTTCCAGGTCAGCGCCGTCACCATGCGCAAGGACCCGATCTATCTGACCACCTTCACCGGCCGTCCGCCGGATGAGCCCAGTGTGCTGGGCGAGGCGCTGAACGAGGTGTTCATTCCCCTGCTGCGCCAGCAGTTCCCCGAGATCACGGACTTCTGGCTACCGCCCGAGGGGTGCAGCTACCGCATCGCCGTGGTGTCGATGAAGAAGGCCTATCCCGGCCACGCCAAGCGAGTGATGCTGGGCGTGTGGAGCTACCTGCGCCAGTTCATGTACACCAAGTGGGTGATCGTCGTGGACCACGACATCGACGCCCGCGATTGGAAGGACGTGATGTGGGCCATCTCCACCAAGATGGACCCGGCGCGCGACATCACCGTGATCGAGTCGACGCCCATCGACTATCTGGATTTCGCCAGCCCGGAGAGCGGCCTGGGCTCCAAGATCGGCCTGGACGCCACCGACAAATGGCCGCCCGAGACCAAGCGGGAGTGGGGCGAGGAAATCCGCATGGACGAGGCGGTGGTTGAGCGGGTCAGCGAGATGTGGGGGCGGCTCGGCTTGCCGGGCGACAGCAAGCCGATCTGGAAGTAG